In Cyanobacteriota bacterium, the genomic window TCGTTGCGCCAAGCATCCACAGTGACAAAGGCATGGGCACGGCTGACCCGCTGAATTTCTCGCAGTGCTTGCTTACACTCTTCCAAGGGCAGATTATGCACAGTGTTAATCGAGATCACCAGATC contains:
- a CDS encoding class I SAM-dependent methyltransferase — protein: DLVISINTVHNLPLEECKQALREIQRVSRAHAFVTVDAWRNDKEKENMLKWNLTALTYMHVDDWVKLFQDVGYTGDYYWFIAE